In Ruminococcaceae bacterium BL-4, one DNA window encodes the following:
- a CDS encoding conserved protein of unknown function (Evidence 4 : Unknown function but conserved in other organisms), which produces MANWLQEFQAHNRAVRQGQIDEGIFESTGKNILKAASAMLEAKVEREKIKELLIKYWDLRPSDADFFLDKAVHAEN; this is translated from the coding sequence ATGGCAAATTGGTTACAAGAATTTCAGGCTCATAATCGAGCGGTTCGCCAAGGACAAATTGATGAAGGTATATTTGAATCCACAGGTAAAAACATATTAAAAGCAGCATCTGCGATGTTGGAAGCAAAAGTGGAAAGAGAAAAAATCAAGGAACTATTAATCAAATACTGGGATCTACGTCCAAGCGATGCCGACTTCTTTCTTGATAAAGCAGTACATGCTGAGAATTAA
- a CDS encoding XRE family transcriptional regulator — MAIGERIRFIRNLRGMTQKMLGMKVGLDKRSADVRMAQYESGTRTPKENLVNALAEALDVSPRALNVPEIDSYIGLMHTLFTIEDLYGLKINRIDGELCLTLDKSTGVNYVNMFDMLNAWQKQAEKLRNGEITKEEYDKWRYHYPEFDTSGHWHKVVPSQELSNMLVETFNEEKKD; from the coding sequence ATGGCTATCGGTGAACGAATTCGATTTATCCGAAACCTTCGCGGAATGACGCAGAAAATGCTGGGGATGAAAGTCGGCCTAGATAAAAGGAGCGCCGATGTGCGCATGGCGCAATACGAATCCGGCACCAGAACGCCAAAAGAGAATCTTGTCAATGCCCTAGCCGAGGCACTGGATGTGTCGCCGCGAGCTTTAAATGTCCCTGAAATTGATTCATACATTGGTCTGATGCACACTCTTTTCACAATAGAAGATTTGTACGGTCTCAAGATCAATCGGATTGACGGTGAATTGTGTCTGACCCTCGACAAGTCAACGGGCGTAAATTACGTCAATATGTTTGATATGCTCAATGCGTGGCAAAAGCAGGCGGAAAAGCTGAGAAACGGAGAAATCACCAAAGAGGAATATGATAAGTGGCGTTATCACTATCCTGAATTTGATACCTCCGGGCATTGGCATAAAGTTGTTCCGTCTCAGGAACTAAGCAATATGCTGGTGGAGACATTCAATGAAGAGAAAAAAGACTAA
- a CDS encoding DNA-binding protein — MSNFFMGVDEVATELEVSKSFAYKIMRELNVELKKKGYLTVSGKVSRKYFLEKLCYGESKNQKE; from the coding sequence ATGAGCAATTTCTTTATGGGAGTGGACGAGGTGGCAACGGAGCTGGAGGTGTCGAAATCCTTTGCCTACAAAATTATGCGTGAACTCAATGTCGAGCTGAAAAAGAAGGGGTATCTGACCGTTTCCGGCAAAGTCAGCCGAAAGTATTTTTTGGAAAAGCTGTGCTACGGTGAATCCAAAAACCAAAAGGAGTGA
- a CDS encoding protein of unknown function (Evidence 5 : Unknown function) — protein sequence MAAYKEPQTSTWRIVYRYTNWKGERKQTQKRGFPTKREALAWEREQLQKVKADLDMTFESFVTVYTEDMQNRMKENTWATKEHIIRTKLVPFFGKRKMSEIQPKEIIA from the coding sequence GTGGCTGCTTATAAAGAGCCCCAAACAAGCACATGGCGTATTGTTTACCGCTATACCAACTGGAAAGGAGAACGGAAACAGACCCAGAAACGTGGGTTCCCAACCAAAAGAGAGGCCCTTGCGTGGGAACGCGAACAGCTCCAGAAGGTTAAAGCCGATCTGGACATGACATTTGAAAGTTTCGTGACGGTTTACACAGAGGATATGCAAAACCGGATGAAGGAAAATACCTGGGCAACCAAGGAACATATCATCCGTACAAAACTGGTTCCATTCTTCGGGAAGCGGAAAATGAGTGAAATCCAGCCGAAAGAAATTATCGCCTAG
- a CDS encoding protein of unknown function (Evidence 5 : Unknown function): MIRYRDEHGKPYSPVYLKTLHNQLSCLFNHAVKYYGLSQNPAAKVGNMGKAKNREMQFWTKDEYLKFADAMMEKPMSYYAFEMLYWCGIREGELLALTPADFDFKKNMLSITKSYQRLKGKDLITTPKTPKSNRVIKMPQFLSNEMQDFCKTLYGIQPTDRIFTVTKYYLHHEMKRGAEAAGVKRIRIHDLRHSHVSLLIEMGFSAVAIADRLGHESIEITYNYAHLFPSEQKEMADKLDIERTGRSAKDVPEKS, translated from the coding sequence ATGATCCGATATCGGGACGAGCATGGCAAGCCTTATTCGCCGGTTTATCTGAAAACACTCCACAATCAGCTCAGCTGCCTTTTCAATCATGCGGTGAAATATTACGGGCTTTCTCAAAATCCGGCAGCCAAGGTTGGGAACATGGGTAAGGCGAAAAACCGGGAAATGCAGTTCTGGACAAAAGACGAATATCTGAAATTTGCCGATGCCATGATGGAAAAGCCAATGTCTTACTATGCGTTTGAAATGCTGTACTGGTGCGGAATCCGGGAAGGTGAGCTGCTGGCTTTGACACCCGCCGACTTCGATTTCAAGAAGAATATGCTTTCCATCACAAAATCCTATCAGCGGCTGAAGGGCAAGGACTTGATTACGACGCCGAAGACGCCGAAAAGCAACCGGGTGATTAAGATGCCACAGTTTTTGAGTAATGAAATGCAGGATTTTTGCAAGACTTTATATGGGATTCAGCCGACAGACCGGATTTTTACCGTCACGAAATATTACCTTCATCATGAAATGAAACGGGGCGCGGAGGCTGCCGGAGTAAAACGTATCCGAATCCACGATTTGAGACATTCACACGTATCATTATTGATTGAAATGGGATTTTCCGCTGTTGCTATCGCCGATCGGCTCGGCCATGAGAGTATTGAAATTACATATAATTACGCCCATCTGTTTCCATCCGAGCAGAAAGAAATGGCGGATAAGCTGGATATTGAGCGTACTGGAAGGAGTGCTAAAGATGTCCCTGAAAAATCGTGA
- a CDS encoding conserved protein of unknown function (Evidence 4 : Unknown function but conserved in other organisms), which translates to MSLKNRDEKGRWRNKTVAFRVSPEEDEQIEIDVRLSGLTKQDYIIRRLQNRDVVVVGNPRVYKALRNQLAATLAELQRIDSGNSVDDELLETIKLIVVTMNGMKEECK; encoded by the coding sequence ATGTCCCTGAAAAATCGTGATGAAAAGGGTCGCTGGAGAAATAAGACCGTGGCGTTTAGGGTTTCGCCGGAGGAGGACGAGCAGATTGAAATAGATGTCCGACTTTCCGGCCTAACCAAACAGGACTATATCATCCGGCGGCTGCAAAACCGCGATGTTGTGGTAGTTGGAAACCCGAGAGTTTATAAGGCGCTACGCAATCAGCTCGCCGCTACGCTTGCAGAATTACAGCGCATTGATTCCGGCAACTCGGTAGATGATGAGTTGCTTGAAACCATCAAGCTCATCGTCGTTACAATGAATGGCATGAAGGAGGAATGCAAATGA
- a CDS encoding conserved protein of unknown function (Evidence 4 : Unknown function but conserved in other organisms) has protein sequence MIQAKEKTTALISPVGAGEGQPFQKNIVSSISDRPEKSNDPDDSFLAMQREMYRMSDPTYLRTVTMNELYETVYPSRPPLINGLLYPGTYLFVGAPKLGKSFFMAQLAYHISTGLPLWNFTVKQGTVLYLALEDDYKRLQERLFRMFGTDSAENLYFSISAKQLGNGLEEQLQRFTQEHAGTNLIIIDTLQKIREICGDSYSYANDYEIITRLKQFANDSGICLLLVHHTRKQRADDQFDMISGTNGLLGAADGAFLLQKEKRTSNDATLDISGRDQQDQRLYLKRDPETLAWLLEKAETELWREPPDPILEAVASVVSEAQPVWNGCPTELVNRLGLDMKPNALTLRLNVKAERLLQEHGIRYESSRTHSGRNICLTLEIR, from the coding sequence ATGATCCAAGCCAAAGAGAAAACGACCGCCCTTATCTCGCCTGTTGGCGCAGGCGAGGGACAGCCGTTCCAGAAAAACATTGTTTCAAGTATATCAGATAGGCCGGAGAAAAGCAATGATCCGGATGATAGTTTTCTGGCGATGCAGCGCGAAATGTACCGAATGTCCGACCCAACCTATCTGCGCACCGTCACCATGAATGAGCTTTATGAAACGGTATATCCGAGCAGGCCGCCGCTGATTAACGGACTGCTCTATCCGGGCACATACCTGTTTGTGGGCGCGCCGAAACTCGGCAAGAGTTTTTTTATGGCACAGCTTGCTTACCACATCAGCACGGGACTTCCGCTCTGGAATTTTACCGTTAAACAGGGCACGGTGCTATATCTGGCGCTTGAGGATGATTATAAACGGCTGCAGGAGCGTTTGTTCCGGATGTTCGGCACAGACAGCGCGGAGAATCTCTACTTTTCCATTTCCGCCAAGCAGCTCGGAAACGGTCTGGAAGAACAGCTTCAGAGATTCACACAAGAGCACGCCGGGACGAATCTGATTATTATTGACACGTTACAGAAAATCCGGGAGATTTGCGGAGATTCTTATAGCTACGCGAACGACTATGAAATTATCACGAGGTTGAAACAGTTTGCAAACGATTCCGGCATTTGCCTGCTGTTAGTACACCATACCCGGAAGCAGCGGGCAGATGATCAATTCGATATGATTTCCGGCACCAATGGCTTGCTTGGCGCGGCAGACGGTGCTTTTCTATTGCAAAAGGAAAAGCGCACGAGTAACGACGCAACGCTGGATATATCCGGACGTGACCAGCAGGATCAGCGTCTGTATCTTAAACGTGATCCGGAGACGTTGGCATGGCTACTGGAAAAAGCCGAAACGGAATTGTGGCGGGAACCGCCCGATCCCATACTGGAAGCAGTAGCTTCAGTTGTTTCGGAAGCACAGCCGGTCTGGAATGGGTGTCCAACCGAGCTTGTCAATCGGCTTGGTCTGGATATGAAACCGAATGCGTTGACCTTACGTCTGAATGTGAAAGCCGAGCGGTTGCTCCAAGAGCATGGAATTCGTTATGAAAGTAGCCGGACCCATTCAGGCCGAAATATTTGTCTTACATTAGAAATAAGATAA